The following proteins are co-located in the Massilia litorea genome:
- a CDS encoding aspartate aminotransferase family protein yields the protein MLMTHIIHRSLRQTPPFAVGASGVTVYDSAGNAYLDASGGAAVSSLGHGHPDVIAAMHRQIDRCAYAHTAFFTTEVAEELADTLVARAPAGIGAVYLVSGGSEAMETALKLARQYFVEGGEEGRSLFIARRQSYHGNTLGALAVGGNEWRRKPFAPLLMEVPRVAPCYEYRDRRDNQSVDEYTAALLDELETAIIKAGPDKVIGFVAEPVVGATGGAIPPTPGYFKGVREICDRHGILFIADEVMCGMGRTGTLFAIEQDGVAPDIITVAKGLGGGYQPIGAVLAQGAIVERLRQGSGSFLHGHTYIGHPVAAAAALAVQQVIERDGLQQQVQRRGATLKRMLGDVFGKHEHVGDIRGRGLFLGIELVRDRATKEPFAPERKLHAAIKAEAMARGLMVYPMGGTIDGQRGDHILLAPPFIVSASELSEIVARLAEAVDAALVK from the coding sequence GTGCTCATGACTCATATCATCCACCGCAGCCTGCGCCAGACGCCGCCGTTTGCCGTCGGCGCCTCGGGTGTCACCGTCTACGACAGCGCCGGAAACGCCTACCTCGACGCCAGCGGCGGCGCGGCCGTGTCTTCGCTCGGGCATGGCCACCCGGACGTGATCGCCGCGATGCACCGCCAGATCGACCGCTGCGCCTACGCGCACACCGCCTTCTTCACGACCGAGGTGGCCGAAGAGCTGGCCGACACGCTGGTAGCGCGCGCGCCCGCCGGGATCGGGGCGGTCTACCTGGTCTCGGGCGGCTCGGAGGCGATGGAGACGGCGCTGAAGCTGGCGCGCCAGTATTTCGTCGAAGGCGGCGAAGAGGGACGCTCGCTCTTCATCGCACGGCGCCAGAGCTATCACGGCAACACGCTGGGCGCGCTCGCGGTCGGCGGCAACGAGTGGCGCCGCAAGCCCTTCGCGCCGCTGCTGATGGAGGTGCCGCGCGTGGCTCCCTGCTACGAATACCGCGACCGCCGCGACAACCAGAGCGTCGACGAGTACACGGCCGCTCTGCTCGACGAACTCGAGACGGCCATCATCAAGGCCGGGCCGGACAAGGTGATCGGCTTTGTCGCGGAACCGGTGGTGGGCGCCACCGGCGGCGCGATTCCGCCCACGCCCGGCTACTTCAAGGGCGTGCGCGAGATCTGCGACCGCCACGGCATCCTGTTCATCGCCGACGAAGTCATGTGCGGGATGGGCCGCACCGGCACCCTGTTCGCAATTGAACAGGATGGCGTGGCGCCTGACATCATCACGGTGGCGAAGGGGCTGGGCGGCGGCTACCAGCCGATCGGCGCGGTGCTGGCCCAGGGCGCGATCGTCGAGCGCCTGCGCCAGGGCAGCGGCAGTTTTTTACATGGCCACACCTACATCGGCCATCCGGTGGCGGCAGCGGCCGCGCTGGCCGTACAGCAGGTGATCGAGCGCGACGGCCTGCAGCAGCAGGTGCAGCGGCGCGGCGCCACCCTGAAACGCATGCTGGGCGACGTCTTCGGGAAGCACGAACACGTGGGAGACATCCGCGGGCGCGGGCTGTTCCTCGGGATCGAACTGGTGCGGGACCGGGCGACCAAGGAGCCGTTCGCGCCGGAGCGCAAACTCCATGCGGCGATCAAGGCAGAGGCGATGGCGCGCGGGCTGATGGTGTATCCGATGGGCGGGACGATCGATGGCCAGCGCGGCGACCACATTTTATTGGCGCCGCCGTTCATCGTGAGTGCGTCGGAGTTGTCGGAGATCGTGGCGCGGCTGGCCGAAGCGGTCGACGCGGCGCTGGTGAAATGA
- a CDS encoding carboxymuconolactone decarboxylase family protein — MTDRLRPIPPSEMTEAQRRAAQAVIEGPRGALYGPFVPLLRSPELLENAQRMGEYLRYRSAIGIRLSELAILVTARQWNQGVEWAIHAPIAAQVGVPPEVINAIARRERPASMLVDESVVHDFCIELHQTKEVSDRTYADAVALFGEQGVVDLMGLNGYYTFLAMVMNTARTEIPVSSAPPLPK, encoded by the coding sequence ATGACCGACCGCCTCCGTCCGATCCCACCCAGCGAGATGACCGAAGCCCAGCGCCGGGCTGCCCAGGCCGTCATCGAAGGGCCGCGCGGCGCCCTGTACGGGCCGTTTGTCCCGCTGCTGCGCAGTCCCGAGCTGCTGGAAAACGCGCAGCGCATGGGAGAGTACCTGCGCTACCGCAGCGCGATCGGGATCAGGTTATCGGAACTGGCGATCCTCGTCACCGCGCGCCAGTGGAACCAGGGCGTGGAGTGGGCGATTCACGCGCCGATCGCGGCGCAGGTCGGCGTGCCGCCTGAAGTGATCAATGCGATCGCGCGGCGCGAGCGGCCGGCAAGCATGCTGGTGGACGAATCGGTGGTGCATGACTTCTGCATCGAGCTGCACCAGACCAAGGAAGTATCGGACCGGACCTATGCCGATGCGGTGGCGCTGTTCGGCGAGCAGGGCGTGGTTGATTTGATGGGATTGAACGGCTATTACACGTTTCTGGCGATGGTCATGAACACGGCGCGCACCGAGATTCCCGTGTCGAGCGCGCCGCCGCTACCGAAGTAG
- a CDS encoding alpha/beta hydrolase, whose translation MSDLLQNIEIETAPNPTAAIIWLHGLGADGNDFVPLVRELDLKGLGGIRFVFPHAKTIPVTINGGYIMRAWYDITGAELTRREDETGLRDSQRDVEALIAREKARGIPASRIILAGFSQGCAMTLQTGLRHPEKLAGMLCLSGYLPLNEKVVHERTEESIDTPVFMAHGRQDHVVPFIRAEQSRDILKELGYTIEWHDYPMQHSLCFEEVQDISAWLKKVLA comes from the coding sequence ATGAGCGATCTGCTGCAAAACATCGAAATCGAAACCGCGCCCAACCCGACGGCCGCGATCATCTGGCTGCACGGCCTGGGCGCCGACGGCAACGACTTCGTGCCGCTGGTGCGCGAGCTCGACCTGAAAGGCCTGGGCGGCATCCGCTTCGTCTTCCCGCATGCGAAGACGATTCCGGTGACGATCAACGGCGGCTACATCATGCGCGCCTGGTACGACATCACCGGCGCCGAACTGACGCGCCGCGAAGACGAAACCGGCCTGCGCGACTCGCAGCGCGACGTCGAGGCCCTGATCGCCCGCGAAAAGGCACGCGGCATCCCGGCCTCGCGCATCATCCTGGCCGGCTTCTCGCAAGGCTGCGCGATGACGCTGCAGACCGGCCTGCGCCACCCGGAAAAGCTGGCCGGCATGCTGTGCCTGTCGGGCTACCTGCCGCTCAACGAAAAGGTCGTCCACGAGCGCACCGAAGAAAGCATCGACACCCCGGTCTTCATGGCGCACGGCCGCCAGGACCACGTGGTGCCCTTCATCCGCGCCGAGCAGTCGCGCGACATCCTCAAGGAACTCGGTTATACGATCGAGTGGCACGACTACCCGATGCAGCATTCGCTCTGCTTCGAGGAAGTGCAGGACATCTCGGCCTGGCTGAAGAAGGTATTGGCTTAA
- the mog gene encoding molybdopterin adenylyltransferase, whose protein sequence is MSPQTSKDVPLVIGLVSVSDRASGGVYEDQGIPALQDWIASAITTPYRIEPRLIPDERTQIEKTLVELVDVTGCHLVLTTGGTGPARRDVTPEATLAVGTKEMPGFGEQMRQISLRFVPTAILSRQVAVIRELEDHAALIMNLPGQPKAIKETLEGLKDADGNVVAGGIFAAVPYCIDLIGGPYMETNPAVSKAWRPKTAQRPAATTQDNA, encoded by the coding sequence ATGAGTCCGCAGACGAGTAAGGATGTGCCGCTGGTGATCGGCCTGGTGTCGGTCTCGGACCGCGCCAGCGGCGGCGTGTACGAGGACCAGGGCATTCCTGCGCTGCAGGACTGGATCGCTTCGGCCATCACGACGCCCTACCGCATCGAGCCGCGCCTGATTCCCGACGAGCGCACGCAGATCGAGAAGACCCTGGTCGAACTGGTCGACGTGACCGGCTGCCACCTGGTGCTGACCACCGGCGGCACCGGCCCGGCGCGGCGCGACGTCACGCCCGAGGCCACGCTCGCCGTCGGCACCAAGGAAATGCCGGGTTTCGGCGAGCAGATGCGCCAGATCAGCCTGCGCTTCGTGCCGACCGCCATCCTGTCGCGCCAGGTCGCCGTGATCCGCGAGCTGGAAGACCACGCGGCCCTGATCATGAACTTGCCGGGCCAGCCGAAGGCGATCAAGGAAACGCTGGAGGGCTTGAAAGACGCCGACGGGAATGTCGTCGCCGGCGGCATCTTCGCGGCCGTCCCCTACTGCATCGACCTGATCGGCGGCCCCTACATGGAAACCAATCCGGCGGTCAGCAAGGCATGGCGCCCAAAGACGGCCCAGCGCCCCGCCGCCACTACCCAGGACAACGCATGA
- the yjgA gene encoding ribosome biogenesis factor YjgA, with translation MPNPNRGSVGFQSNEFEQEYERPSKSELKRQMDELQKLGAQLVAEPRDRVKRVPMPEDVKDAILMCQTITNHEGRRRQLQFVGKKMRTLTEEEVAVIQRTIDSWKGASKAETAALHALERRREKLLTDDKALTTLLEEHPELDVQHLRTLIRNARKEQAENKPPKAYRELFQILKDLSKKKAAPTDDESESDDDESADE, from the coding sequence ATGCCAAATCCAAACCGCGGCTCGGTGGGCTTCCAGTCCAACGAGTTCGAGCAAGAATACGAACGCCCTTCCAAATCTGAACTCAAGCGTCAGATGGACGAGTTGCAGAAACTCGGCGCGCAGCTCGTTGCCGAGCCGCGCGACCGCGTCAAGCGCGTGCCGATGCCGGAAGACGTCAAGGACGCCATCCTGATGTGCCAGACCATCACGAACCACGAAGGCCGCCGTCGCCAGCTGCAGTTCGTCGGCAAGAAGATGCGCACGCTCACCGAAGAGGAAGTGGCCGTCATCCAGCGCACCATCGACAGCTGGAAAGGCGCCTCGAAGGCCGAGACGGCCGCGCTGCACGCGCTCGAGCGCCGCCGCGAGAAGCTGCTGACCGACGACAAGGCACTCACCACGCTGCTGGAAGAGCATCCGGAACTCGACGTGCAGCACCTGCGCACCCTGATCCGCAATGCGCGCAAGGAGCAGGCCGAGAACAAGCCGCCGAAGGCCTACCGCGAACTGTTCCAGATCCTGAAGGACCTGAGCAAGAAGAAGGCCGCCCCGACCGACGACGAAAGCGAATCCGACGACGATGAGTCCGCAGACGAGTAA
- the pmbA gene encoding metalloprotease PmbA, with protein MNDSVFTHTQDQLKALAQSVLAFAKEQGATDASVEISEGSGLSVSVRRGQIETIEQNKDKGIGVTVYAGQRRGNASTSDFSETSLRATVEAAWNIARFTAEDDAAGLPDADMLEMNPRDLRLCYPWQISTEEAVELAQRCENAAFEVDRRITNSEGASVYVQQSHFVAANTRGFMGGYPFSRHTMSVAPIAGKGNKMQRDDWYTSARDPKKLAKPEAVGRYAAERALARLNARKLDTRSCPVLFEAPLAAGLVGAFVQAVSGGSLYRKSSFLLDTLGKQVFPSHIQIMEDPHVIGEVGSSPFDEEGVRTVRRKVIDSGVLQGYFLSSYSARKLGMKTTGNAGGAHNLTITSDETRLADDFEGMLRKMGTGLLVTELMGQGVNYVTGDYSRGASGYWVENGVIQYPVEEITIAGNMREMFQQIVGVGNDVLSRGNKSTGSILIEKMVVAGN; from the coding sequence ATGAACGACTCCGTTTTTACCCACACCCAGGACCAGCTGAAAGCGCTGGCGCAGAGCGTGCTCGCTTTCGCCAAAGAGCAGGGCGCGACCGATGCCTCGGTCGAGATCAGCGAGGGTAGCGGACTGTCGGTGTCGGTGCGTCGCGGCCAGATCGAAACCATTGAGCAGAACAAGGACAAGGGCATCGGCGTGACGGTGTATGCCGGCCAGCGCCGCGGCAACGCCAGCACCTCCGATTTTTCGGAGACCTCGTTGCGCGCCACGGTGGAGGCGGCCTGGAACATCGCCCGCTTCACGGCCGAAGACGATGCCGCCGGCCTGCCCGACGCCGACATGCTGGAGATGAACCCGCGCGACCTGCGCCTGTGCTACCCATGGCAGATCAGCACCGAGGAAGCCGTGGAACTGGCCCAGCGCTGCGAGAACGCCGCCTTCGAGGTCGACCGCCGCATCACCAACAGCGAAGGCGCCAGCGTCTACGTGCAGCAATCGCACTTCGTGGCCGCCAACACGCGCGGCTTCATGGGCGGCTATCCGTTCTCGCGCCACACGATGTCGGTCGCGCCGATCGCCGGCAAGGGTAATAAAATGCAGCGCGACGACTGGTACACCTCGGCGCGCGACCCGAAAAAGCTGGCCAAGCCGGAAGCGGTCGGCCGCTACGCCGCCGAACGCGCGCTGGCACGCCTGAACGCAAGAAAACTCGACACCCGCAGCTGCCCGGTGCTGTTCGAGGCGCCGCTGGCCGCCGGCCTGGTCGGCGCCTTTGTCCAGGCCGTTTCCGGCGGCTCGCTCTACCGCAAGTCGAGCTTCCTCCTCGATACCCTGGGCAAGCAGGTCTTCCCGAGCCACATCCAGATCATGGAAGACCCGCACGTGATCGGCGAAGTCGGTTCTTCGCCTTTTGACGAGGAAGGCGTGCGCACCGTGCGCCGCAAGGTCATCGACAGCGGCGTGCTGCAGGGGTACTTCCTGTCCTCGTATTCGGCCCGCAAGCTCGGCATGAAAACCACCGGCAATGCCGGCGGCGCGCACAATCTCACCATCACCTCGGACGAGACCAGGCTGGCCGACGATTTCGAAGGCATGCTGCGCAAGATGGGCACCGGCCTGCTCGTGACGGAACTGATGGGGCAGGGCGTGAACTACGTCACCGGCGACTATTCGCGCGGCGCCTCGGGCTACTGGGTCGAGAATGGCGTCATCCAGTATCCGGTCGAGGAAATCACGATCGCCGGCAATATGCGCGAGATGTTCCAGCAGATCGTCGGCGTCGGCAACGACGTGCTGTCGCGCGGGAATAAATCGACGGGCTCGATCCTGATCGAGAAGATGGTCGTCGCAGGTAATTGA
- a CDS encoding response regulator: protein MQKTDPREERILIFAPRGRDAEVMCSVLSRDGFVCEIVDSFDRFMADIAAGAGAAIVAEEALQGEDSAPLLAWLERQEHWSDFPFVVLLTRIIGVPADGARARLGELGNVILLERPLNAQTLRSAATSVLRARRRQYQARDVLLDRERTAESLRQSQEALVHLNETLEARIEERTRALAQANDRLMNEVIERERVQQAMVQFQKMEAVGRLTGGIAHDFNNLLNVVQGSMDLILLMSKDEVAKQRAEVARRACQRGGKLTSQLLAFSRNQSLDLRPLDVHTLFEGVRELVATSLGSSIRLRFEVEAPGASVMADTNQMEMALLNLAINARDAMDGGGELRFSAGPATPPEGLLPPGEYVRIAVTDSGEGMPPEVAARVFEPFFTTKGVGKGTGLGLSQVYGMAQQSGGAARILSEQGVGTTVEIWLPVASSGAGAPALPERAATATPRPGARILVVEDDDFVRESMVESLEALGHRVAQAADGEAGLRELLRARPDLIITDYLMPGMTGAELVQRARAELPGVPMIIATGYADMKAIEQVIGNDMLLRKPFQLAELATAVEKALHKLGDEATAG, encoded by the coding sequence ATGCAAAAGACTGACCCGCGCGAAGAGCGCATCCTGATCTTCGCGCCGCGCGGGCGCGACGCCGAGGTCATGTGCTCGGTACTGTCGCGCGACGGCTTCGTGTGCGAGATCGTCGACAGCTTCGACCGTTTCATGGCCGACATCGCGGCCGGCGCCGGCGCCGCCATCGTCGCCGAGGAAGCGCTGCAGGGCGAAGACAGTGCTCCCCTGCTCGCCTGGCTCGAGCGCCAGGAACACTGGTCCGACTTCCCCTTCGTCGTGCTCCTGACCCGCATCATCGGCGTGCCGGCCGACGGCGCCCGCGCCCGTCTCGGCGAACTGGGCAACGTGATCCTGCTCGAGCGCCCGCTGAACGCGCAGACGCTGCGCAGCGCCGCGACCTCGGTGCTGCGCGCACGCCGCCGCCAGTACCAGGCGCGCGACGTGCTGCTCGACCGCGAGCGCACCGCCGAGAGCCTGCGCCAGAGCCAGGAAGCGCTGGTGCACCTGAACGAAACCCTCGAAGCGCGCATCGAGGAGCGCACCCGCGCGCTGGCCCAGGCCAACGACCGCCTGATGAACGAAGTGATCGAGCGCGAGCGGGTGCAGCAGGCCATGGTCCAGTTCCAGAAGATGGAAGCAGTGGGCCGCCTCACCGGCGGCATCGCGCACGATTTCAATAACCTGCTCAACGTGGTCCAGGGCAGCATGGACCTGATCCTGCTGATGTCGAAGGACGAAGTGGCGAAGCAGCGCGCCGAAGTGGCGCGCCGCGCCTGCCAGCGCGGCGGCAAACTCACCAGCCAGCTGCTCGCCTTCTCGCGCAACCAGAGCCTGGATTTGCGCCCGCTCGACGTCCATACCCTGTTCGAAGGCGTGCGCGAGCTGGTCGCCACCTCGCTCGGCTCCAGCATCCGCCTCCGGTTCGAGGTCGAGGCGCCCGGCGCCAGCGTGATGGCCGACACCAACCAGATGGAGATGGCGCTGCTGAACCTGGCCATCAATGCGCGCGACGCCATGGATGGCGGCGGAGAGTTGCGCTTCAGCGCCGGCCCGGCCACGCCGCCGGAGGGCTTGCTGCCGCCCGGCGAGTACGTACGCATCGCGGTCACCGATAGCGGCGAAGGCATGCCGCCTGAAGTCGCTGCGCGCGTATTCGAGCCCTTCTTCACCACCAAGGGCGTCGGCAAGGGCACGGGCCTGGGCCTGTCCCAGGTCTACGGCATGGCCCAGCAATCGGGCGGCGCGGCGCGCATCCTGAGCGAACAGGGGGTCGGCACGACGGTCGAGATCTGGCTGCCGGTGGCCTCCAGCGGCGCAGGCGCGCCAGCCCTGCCGGAACGCGCAGCCACCGCCACGCCGCGTCCGGGGGCGCGTATCCTGGTGGTCGAGGACGACGATTTCGTGCGCGAGTCGATGGTCGAATCGCTCGAGGCGCTCGGCCACAGGGTGGCCCAGGCGGCCGACGGCGAGGCCGGCTTGCGCGAACTGCTGCGGGCGCGGCCCGACCTGATCATTACAGACTACCTGATGCCGGGGATGACGGGGGCGGAACTGGTGCAGCGCGCCCGCGCCGAATTGCCGGGCGTGCCGATGATCATCGCCACCGGTTATGCCGACATGAAGGCGATCGAACAGGTGATCGGAAACGATATGCTGCTACGCAAGCCGTTCCAGCTGGCGGAGCTGGCCACGGCCGTGGAGAAGGCGCTGCACAAGCTGGGAGACGAGGCAACGGCGGGCTGA
- a CDS encoding ATPase domain-containing protein: MNSASSLRTADPSPPPRISTGIAGLDDILGGGLTPQRVYLVEGSPGAGKTTLGLQFLLDGEARGEHGLYITLSETTDELKAVAASHGWSIDALSLFELASDTALDIDAQQSIFHPSEVELGETTRNVMAEVDHVKPVRVVFDSLSEMRLLAQNPLRYRRQILALKQFFTTRACTVLLLDDKTSQPDQHLHSIAHGVISLEQIAKEYGKERRRVNIIKMRGIRFRGGFHDYTLDTGGITMYPRLVAAEHMLDFMPAIRSTGSSGFDKLLGGGMVRGTNTLIVGPSGIGKTTLSARCLLSALERGETASFYLFDEGLGTFFARCVALGMDLRPFVDNGQLRIHHIDPAELSPGQFAQMLRDAVEQHGVSFIAIDSLNAYLQAMPGEQYLTLQMHELLSYLNQQGVTTVLVLGQHGLIGEVHSDVDLSYLADTTVLLRFFESNGRLRRAITVIKSRTTSHALTIHELQLGSDGVRVGEPLEGFEGVLTGLPSYHGSTPMMVPTAHAKD; this comes from the coding sequence ATGAATTCCGCATCCTCGCTGCGCACCGCAGACCCCTCTCCTCCCCCGCGCATTTCGACCGGCATCGCCGGCCTCGACGACATCCTCGGCGGCGGCCTGACCCCGCAGCGCGTCTACCTGGTGGAAGGTTCGCCCGGCGCCGGCAAGACCACGCTCGGCCTGCAATTCCTGCTCGACGGCGAAGCGCGCGGCGAACACGGCCTGTACATCACCCTGTCCGAAACCACCGACGAACTGAAAGCCGTCGCCGCCAGCCATGGCTGGTCGATCGACGCCCTGTCCCTGTTCGAACTGGCCAGCGACACGGCCCTCGACATCGATGCCCAGCAGTCGATCTTCCATCCTTCCGAGGTCGAACTGGGCGAAACCACGCGCAACGTGATGGCCGAGGTCGACCACGTGAAACCGGTGCGCGTGGTCTTCGACAGCCTGTCGGAGATGCGCCTGCTGGCGCAGAACCCCCTGCGCTACCGGCGCCAGATCCTGGCCCTGAAGCAGTTCTTCACCACCCGTGCCTGCACCGTGCTGCTGCTCGACGACAAAACCAGCCAGCCCGACCAGCACCTGCACAGCATTGCGCACGGCGTCATCAGCCTCGAGCAGATCGCCAAGGAATACGGCAAGGAACGGCGCCGCGTCAACATCATCAAGATGCGCGGCATCCGCTTCCGTGGCGGCTTCCACGACTACACGCTCGACACCGGCGGCATCACGATGTATCCGCGCCTGGTCGCGGCCGAGCACATGCTCGACTTCATGCCAGCGATCCGCTCGACCGGGTCGTCCGGTTTCGACAAGCTGCTCGGTGGCGGCATGGTGCGCGGCACGAACACCCTGATCGTCGGCCCTTCCGGCATCGGCAAGACCACGCTGTCGGCACGCTGCCTGTTGTCGGCGCTCGAGCGCGGCGAAACGGCCTCGTTCTACCTGTTCGACGAGGGCCTCGGCACCTTCTTCGCCCGCTGCGTGGCCCTCGGCATGGACTTGCGGCCCTTCGTCGACAATGGCCAGCTGCGCATCCACCACATCGATCCGGCCGAGCTGTCGCCGGGCCAGTTCGCGCAGATGCTGCGCGATGCGGTCGAGCAGCATGGCGTGAGCTTCATCGCCATCGACAGCCTGAACGCCTACCTGCAGGCGATGCCGGGCGAGCAGTACCTGACGCTGCAGATGCACGAACTGCTCTCCTACCTGAACCAGCAGGGCGTGACGACGGTGCTGGTGCTGGGCCAGCACGGCCTGATCGGCGAAGTGCACAGCGACGTCGACCTGAGCTACCTGGCCGATACCACGGTGCTGCTGCGCTTCTTCGAATCGAACGGCCGCCTGCGCCGCGCCATCACCGTCATCAAGAGCCGTACCACGAGCCACGCGCTGACCATCCACGAGCTGCAGCTCGGCAGCGACGGGGTGCGCGTCGGCGAGCCGCTCGAAGGCTTCGAAGGCGTCCTCACCGGTTTGCCGAGCTATCACGGGTCGACGCCGATGATGGTGCCGACTGCGCATGCAAAAGACTGA
- a CDS encoding M14 family metallopeptidase yields MSIKISSQFDAGAIEIVNATSANAIDLNIRKDSHADITQWFYFRLQGAGGQACTIRLLNAGQAAYPAGWEDYNAMASYDRINWFRVPTSYDGQVMTIAHTPGMDSVYYAYFEPYSWERHLELLDRAQMSEHVRMLDLGSTVDGRDLNMLVIGEPAEGKKKVWVIARQHPGETMAEWFVEGMLDALLDPAHPFGRQLLNETVFYVVPNMNPDGSVRGNLRTNAAGANLNREWLNPSMERSPEVFLVKQKMHETGVDLCLDVHGDEGLPYVFVAGSESLPNFTPEQAAAQKRFSDDFKIASPDFQDVHGYGESPYTEETLTMGSPHVTHAFGCLSLTLELPFKDNANDPDPQVGWDGARSARLGAAVLQPVLQSVRAIK; encoded by the coding sequence ATGTCTATCAAGATCAGCAGCCAGTTCGACGCTGGCGCCATCGAGATCGTGAACGCCACGAGCGCGAACGCCATCGATCTGAACATCCGCAAGGATTCGCACGCCGACATCACCCAGTGGTTCTACTTCCGCCTCCAGGGCGCGGGAGGACAAGCCTGCACCATCCGCCTGCTCAACGCCGGCCAGGCCGCGTATCCGGCCGGCTGGGAAGACTACAACGCGATGGCCAGCTACGACCGCATCAACTGGTTCCGCGTGCCGACTTCCTACGACGGCCAGGTCATGACGATCGCGCACACGCCGGGCATGGACAGCGTCTACTACGCCTACTTCGAACCCTATTCGTGGGAACGCCACCTGGAACTGCTCGACCGCGCGCAGATGAGCGAACACGTGCGCATGCTCGATCTCGGCTCGACCGTCGACGGCCGCGACCTGAACATGCTCGTCATCGGCGAACCCGCGGAAGGCAAAAAGAAAGTCTGGGTCATCGCACGCCAGCACCCGGGCGAAACGATGGCCGAATGGTTCGTCGAAGGCATGCTCGACGCCTTACTGGATCCGGCGCATCCGTTCGGACGGCAGCTGTTGAACGAGACGGTGTTCTATGTGGTCCCGAACATGAACCCGGACGGCTCGGTGCGCGGCAACCTGCGCACGAACGCCGCCGGCGCCAACCTGAACCGCGAGTGGCTGAACCCGAGCATGGAACGCAGCCCGGAAGTCTTCCTGGTCAAGCAGAAGATGCACGAAACCGGCGTCGACCTCTGCCTCGACGTGCACGGCGACGAAGGCCTGCCGTATGTGTTCGTGGCCGGCAGCGAGTCGCTCCCGAATTTCACGCCCGAGCAGGCCGCGGCGCAAAAACGCTTCAGCGACGACTTCAAAATCGCCAGCCCCGACTTCCAGGACGTGCACGGCTACGGCGAATCGCCGTATACCGAAGAGACGCTGACCATGGGTTCGCCCCACGTCACACACGCCTTCGGCTGCCTGTCCCTGACCCTCGAACTGCCGTTCAAGGACAACGCCAACGACCCGGACCCGCAAGTGGGCTGGGACGGCGCCCGCAGCGCCCGTTTGGGTGCGGCGGTGCTGCAGCCGGTGCTGCAGTCGGTCCGCGCGATCAAGTAA
- the paaX gene encoding phenylacetic acid degradation operon negative regulatory protein PaaX — MKQISSMEWIAAALSAETLRSKSLVMTVMGDAIAPHGGAVWLGSLIELLAPLGVTDRLVRTSVFRLVQEGWLNASREGRRSRYTFEAKSLARFQRADRRIYAPPGLHWDGRWTLVLAQTGKPGSIDGDLRAAVRKELEWEGFAMLGPGVLAHPGADSEGLADALQRTGAADRVFVLSAGELPGTGSRPLRELVKEGWDLTAVAQGYRDFIAQFTPLLALLREDSPVAPASAFAIRSLLIHAYRRLQLHDPMLPIELLPDPWPGSDAYQVARAVYLLVYAQAELHIDAVLRREDEAAPAADDAFFQRFGGLRG, encoded by the coding sequence ATGAAACAAATAAGCAGCATGGAGTGGATCGCCGCCGCGCTTTCGGCTGAAACCTTGCGTTCAAAATCGCTCGTCATGACGGTGATGGGCGACGCCATCGCCCCGCACGGCGGCGCGGTCTGGCTGGGCAGCCTGATCGAGTTGCTGGCCCCGCTGGGCGTGACCGACCGCCTGGTGCGCACCAGCGTATTCCGGCTGGTACAGGAGGGCTGGCTGAATGCGAGCCGCGAGGGGCGGCGCAGCCGTTATACCTTCGAGGCGAAATCGCTGGCGCGTTTCCAGCGCGCCGACCGCCGCATCTACGCCCCGCCCGGCCTGCACTGGGACGGACGCTGGACACTGGTGCTGGCCCAGACCGGAAAACCCGGCAGCATCGACGGCGACCTGCGCGCGGCGGTGCGCAAGGAACTCGAGTGGGAAGGGTTCGCCATGCTGGGGCCGGGCGTGCTGGCGCATCCGGGCGCCGACTCCGAAGGGCTAGCCGATGCGCTGCAGCGCACCGGCGCGGCGGACCGGGTATTCGTGCTGAGCGCGGGCGAGCTGCCCGGTACCGGGTCGCGGCCGCTGCGGGAACTCGTCAAGGAAGGCTGGGATCTTACCGCCGTGGCGCAGGGCTATCGCGATTTCATTGCGCAGTTCACGCCGCTGCTCGCCCTGTTGCGCGAGGACTCGCCCGTGGCGCCCGCGAGTGCGTTTGCGATCCGCTCGCTGCTGATTCACGCATACCGGCGCTTGCAGCTGCACGATCCGATGCTGCCGATCGAGTTGCTGCCCGATCCGTGGCCGGGGTCGGATGCCTACCAGGTGGCGCGGGCCGTGTATTTGCTGGTGTACGCGCAGGCGGAGCTGCATATCGATGCCGTATTGCGGCGCGAGGATGAGGCAGCGCCGGCGGCGGATGACGCGTTTTTTCAGCGCTTTGGCGGATTGCGCGGCTGA